The proteins below are encoded in one region of Nitrosomonas ureae:
- a CDS encoding DUF4124 domain-containing protein, which translates to MRIVVFTVTALLFSASVSAQIYKWVDETGKIHYTDQPPPPHVNTKEQQLNINTAPAAGSHPGNPSNALSDEREEFEKRRKQRQENEAKDQAQAEINKKKCTEAQTQLRMYADSPRLTIPDGAGGIVYVDDDLRQRRIDDANKAIATFCR; encoded by the coding sequence ATGAGAATTGTTGTATTTACTGTGACTGCCTTGCTATTTAGCGCTTCCGTCAGTGCGCAGATTTACAAATGGGTGGATGAAACCGGCAAAATACATTACACCGACCAACCCCCTCCTCCTCATGTGAATACAAAAGAACAGCAATTAAACATCAACACAGCACCGGCGGCCGGCAGCCACCCAGGCAACCCATCAAATGCCTTATCTGATGAACGGGAAGAATTTGAGAAACGCAGGAAGCAAAGACAAGAGAACGAAGCGAAAGACCAGGCACAAGCTGAAATAAACAAAAAAAAATGCACGGAGGCTCAGACTCAACTTAGAATGTACGCCGACTCACCCCGCTTAACGATTCCCGACGGTGCGGGTGGAATTGTCTATGTGGACGATGATCTGCGGCAAAGGAGGATTGATGACGCGAATAAAGCAATCGCCACATTCTGTAGATAA